A stretch of the Pan paniscus chromosome 2, NHGRI_mPanPan1-v2.0_pri, whole genome shotgun sequence genome encodes the following:
- the MOBP gene encoding myelin-associated oligodendrocyte basic protein isoform X1: MSQKPAKEGPRLSKNQKYSEHFSIHCCPPFTFLNSKKEIVDRKYSICKSGCFYQKKEEDWICCACQKTRTSRRAKSPQRPKKQPAAPPAVVRAPAKPRSPPRSERQPRSPPRSERQPRSPPRSERQPRSPPRSERQPRPRPEVRPPPAKQRPPQKSKQQPRSSPLRGPGASRGGSPVKASRLKRKIRPTPKKK; encoded by the exons ATGAGTCAGAAACCGGCCAAGGAGGGTCCCAGACTCTCCAAAAACCAGAAGTACTCCGAACACTTCAGCATACACTGCTGCCCGCCGTTCACCTTCCTCAATTCCAAGAAGGAGATAGTGGATCGGAAATACAGCATTTGTAAGAGCGGCTGCTTCTaccagaagaaagaggaggactGGATCTGCTGCGCCTGCCAGAAGACCAG AACCAGCCGCCGTGCCAAGTCCCCTCAGAGGCCCAAGAAACAGCCAGCTGCGCCCCCCGCGGTGGTCAGAGCGCCAGCCAAGCCACGGTCCCCTCCGAGGTCTGAGCGTCAGCCACGGTCCCCTCCGAGGTCTGAGCGTCAGCCACGGTCCCCTCCGAGGTCTGAGCGTCAGCCACGGTCCCCTCCGAGGTCTGAGCGTCAGCCACGTCCCCGCCCAGAGGTCCGACCACCGCCAGCCAAGCAGCGTCCCCCTCAGAAGTCCAAGCAACAGCCGCGCAGCAGCCCCCTCAGAGGGCCAGGCGCCAGCCGTGGGGGGTCCCCCGTCAAAGCTTCTAG
- the MOBP gene encoding myelin-associated oligodendrocyte basic protein isoform X2 gives MSQKPAKEGPRLSKNQKYSEHFSIHCCPPFTFLNSKKEIVDRKYSICKSGCFYQKKEEDWICCACQKTRTSRRAKSPQRPKKQPAAPPAVVRAPAKPRSPPRSERQPRSPPRSERQPRSPPRSERQPRSPPRSERQPRPRPEVRPPPAKQRPPQKSKQQPRSSPLRGPGASRGGSPVKASRF, from the exons ATGAGTCAGAAACCGGCCAAGGAGGGTCCCAGACTCTCCAAAAACCAGAAGTACTCCGAACACTTCAGCATACACTGCTGCCCGCCGTTCACCTTCCTCAATTCCAAGAAGGAGATAGTGGATCGGAAATACAGCATTTGTAAGAGCGGCTGCTTCTaccagaagaaagaggaggactGGATCTGCTGCGCCTGCCAGAAGACCAG AACCAGCCGCCGTGCCAAGTCCCCTCAGAGGCCCAAGAAACAGCCAGCTGCGCCCCCCGCGGTGGTCAGAGCGCCAGCCAAGCCACGGTCCCCTCCGAGGTCTGAGCGTCAGCCACGGTCCCCTCCGAGGTCTGAGCGTCAGCCACGGTCCCCTCCGAGGTCTGAGCGTCAGCCACGGTCCCCTCCGAGGTCTGAGCGTCAGCCACGTCCCCGCCCAGAGGTCCGACCACCGCCAGCCAAGCAGCGTCCCCCTCAGAAGTCCAAGCAACAGCCGCGCAGCAGCCCCCTCAGAGGGCCAGGCGCCAGCCGTGGGGGGTCCCCCGTCAAAGCTTCTAGGTTCTG